aaattaattataaaccaTCTTTTCATTTAGCCTCACCAAATTCATTAAGGCAAGACATTTCCtccaataaaatatacaataattattgagCTTTCTTAATTTAAGCATAGATCACACTTTACGAATATGTTTACTTGCTGTTAGCCTTTTCAGGCCAGAACAGTTGTCATGAAGACCTGGGATTGTCCCGATTAGGTGATCTTCTCTTTGGAGATGGTGGAGGTCCATATCTTCTACAAATTCCACCACATGGTTCTTTGGTTTTGGTTGTAGCATGATAAATGACGAGTAATTTCTTGCATTCCTTTTCATCGATTTGAAAGGTTTGTTTAGGGTACCGCTCTCTCAAGCGTCGCCTCTCCTTAAAATATAAGGGTTAAATTAAGGATTATATGTTAAAAGttcaaatggaataaaattttatttattttgaggcATGAATGCAGAAAaggcaaaaacaaaaatgatttctctttatttatgtCTAAAAGACTTTATGTTAATAAAGCAAATATGTGAGGGTGACCATCAGCCAAGTTTTCTTCTTTTGGAAACAAAAATTCCTCTGCTATTTTTAGAAATCCtttcaaacataataaaatgtgCCTTTCTTTGACAACATATCCATCAGGAGAGCTTACTGATGAAATCAACTTTTAGTGTTACAAATGCAGTACTTCATTTCATTTGCATTTTGGAAATACAATTTGGTGTTTCCAACATGTTCTGATGAGGGTCTGCAAATTTTAAAGAGGTAAATAGGTCTGTTTAATCTTTTGTGGCCTATGTGGGCAATTccatacaaatattattttgaggtagttttaacttctttaaaaagatCAGATGCTGGGAAGTCATCagattaaaaaatctcaaactATAGATTTTATACATGAAGTAACCAATACATATAAGACAGaaaattggcaaaaatatttattaaaaaaaattggcaataatTTATCCAGATTACAGTCTGTATAAATGTAAGAACTCTCTTTTTCTACTATTCAAAAGaggaaaatagttaaattttttgaaaataatgttactaaaatcccattaaataaaatacaataccttttacaataaaatatgcattattttatgagtaataTGCTTGAATATAAAGGTCTCTAAAGAAAATGTACTTTCAGATTTTATGTTGCTACAACCTCCTtctaatcataattatttaatgaattacttttattttacatttgtttaacTTCTAAGATCACAAACTAAAATGTAGCCAGGCATGAAACTTTTGACATTACATAATACACGacttttttctaacaatttttctaatatattaatttttaacatagtaATGCcgatttttattgatatatattagTCTGATATGTGCATTTGCTTAAAACGACAAACTGACTTTTGTGAATTGTCATTATAACGgtcttcattaaataaaataaggaaaattaataaaataaaaatactacatGAAATAAGGGgcagataataataaaaagtcagtaaaaaaaatatatgtaaagcAAAACCTCGGTTAGTCGCTGGAATTCAAACTGATGAAGTTGCTTTTGGAATCCACAATTTGGATTAGCAATGCTCCTCGCACCTCtcaagatttttaaagaatCCTTGCAAGACAGGGATGTGATGGACATAAGGTAAGCTGTAGCAATTGTCACACTGCGAGAGACACCAGCAAGGCTGTAAACATGAAATCAAAAGTTTATTAAGGATTGAAATAACTAAGTAAGCAGTTAGAAACACAATactaataaatagtaaataaaatgttttggtgtgttatacatttaatttcactgacaaatttttaaacaaaaaattatgacattaaattatatttttctttcaatttcgtTAATCTTATCAACTAAATTTGatgcattataataaaataaaaaataataacatttgattacaaaatattattcagcgagaatgtttaaaagtaatgctctgaaaaaataaatagattactactataaataaattattgctactatgaataaataattaaaaaaaataataaatggatgGAAATAATATcttctaataatatatatatatatgtacaataGGTTCATcgttcataatttaaaaatgaaatatgtgaCCAAATCTGTTTAACActaacattttaataagaaaattaacacAATGACTagaaaaataggaataaaaaagtaactaagaattagaaaaataaatgtataacaaaataataattaaaagtattaggCCCTCAACACATCTTTATGAcaaattcatttactttaagATATGATCATTTTGCtattagaattgttttaaaattatattcttctctattccatatttataactaaaataaaaaagaaataattgcttaaaagtAGCTAccaagaaaaactatttttaagtgaTTATGCATTTCCAAATATAAGTTCACCTATGTATAAGCCTAGAGTATGCAATTCACTCGAATTGATTTACAGTATACTCTCGGTTTTTCAACGTTGAAAGGACGCTAAAAGAATTTGAGATACCAAGTTTTTAAGGTAGGAAATTctaaactaaatatgttctaaaatattactctaaaaagtagagcccttaaacataagaataactactattaaataagtatatatacatatatatatatgtaatgatAGCTGactataaatctaaatatagaaatgataattttatttttaaaagacaaaaataattatgcattaaattgaaaagaattggtttacaataaacttacattatgattttttcgaaaaaatcttGCATGAAAGAAATGTtctaaatgcatttaataacaactattatcctttttttagCAGCATATTAAAATACCAAAAGTGCTAAGACACAAACAATTTAAATCCTAGTTCaggattttttttgaaatcataataaaataatgagaaatatcccgtaatataaatttgatattttcatcttattataagtagaaaaaaaattcagacaaGTAATTACATGAAAGTTGTGTTAAATTCAACTATCAGACTTGTTTTCTAGTGTAAAAGTATCAATaggcaaaattttcttttctacatgAAGTAATGGTCCCAAAGGTTTTAGAGTCTGTatttatatatagaaaataaacattctgaGGGTTATTCACTCACGGAATGAGTCATTAATTTCATAGCCTCttgtgaaaatttaagtaaaatgaaatacaaaaaaaattgaattccaGACAGGTGAGGTCTCTAAAAAACACTCATTCAAATGCATATAAAAAGTAGAGTCCTAAAAATGGGGCCATGGATGGATGATgatgataactaaaaaaaatttttaaaaatcatgcacATAAGAAAACACAATTCATATAgccttttattgaaattattgctCATAAATGTTTCTGTCGATCCAACAAAATgcacaaatattatttacaaaaattaaactagataaaataattacaattaagacaaaaaaaatattcatttactcCAGTTCATTAGGGTCTTCATGAACTAGATTAAAGTGACGCTaaacacaaatattatttttggcatagctatcatataaaatttattaattatacttgACTGAGGACTTAACTAAGAATTTcgataaatgtaaatattgtaattcattgatgaatttaaattttaagttttttctggcaatatttacttaattatgatTTGTTTGTTAAAACTCAATAACTTTTTATGTGATATTAcgcataaacatattatttctagtctgtattaaataaaatatatcaatttcaattgaatagaaaaatttacaatgaaaaataaattggcaAGCCACCAAGTGAGTTTGTTTACAAGTACCTAAGAGACTGTATCTGTCACTTAGTGatcataaataagtttttatatcataaatcttaaatttaaactaaaaagaagattttatgAATAGAGCTAACTTTTCGCTTATTTCACAAAGAGGGCTGGCTTCAAATGTAAAAGGAATagaaaatacatgaaaaaatgtttgtaaaaagaaaaaaaaaattataagaacttTTACTTTTGGTACGTGAactaataaaaactacaaaaagtgcattttgcagaagtttttttttcaatcaatgcgaaataaataaaaataaaagaactgtggattttgtaccaaaaaaaaaatttaatgaaacataatttttgaaattttttttttaatttattagtagaATACTTCAagccaaaaaattaaatatttaaagatataaaatcaaatttattaattaaatactacaatgataaaaaagggggggggaggaaTAATTTAACAAGATTTACACaagtgttcaaaaattaaccatACTTTAATGCTGGATATGTGTCAAAGTACACTTAAGATTTTAACACAAgagtaattagttttaaacttatattttatttcttaatgaaacTTTGGAGAGAATAAAAtctttacttcatttttcaattgtttatatAACATACCATAAGAGAGGGGGGGTGAAAAGAGGAATTTGCCAAGGACTCTGTTCCGAcgacatttaaaacttttttacacatagaatatttattttactatttctttttcattttatagatAATATAGAAAAGCAATTAATAGTCTAAAGGctttgcacaaaaatatttcccataaatcaaaactacaaaaattggaaaataagatttattttaacttctttaaagGGTTATTTATGTGGGCCCATAAAACACAATATTAGATGTTgtgcatataaaatataaaaattaaatgataggaaaaataaaaagggaaaaaaatgttaggTTAAAAACTGAGGATTTAAGATTCATTTTCTTAGTGATACTGtcgaaaaacatattaaaaaaacccAGAAAAAGTTTTAGCTTCAGACctgaaaattcagaaaaaccactctgaatgctaaaaaatatgagGATCAAAAGTAAAGAGCATCTAAACATCATCTACTGATTCCCTTTGAGCTTTACttgtttcatttacttattaatgCTTCATCTTTAGCTTTAATtaggtttttaaatatcaacaCCCTAACAACCACCTTGCAAAACAAGCTGATTTTTCTCTAATTgatgtttttgaaactttactTGAGGTGTTGCATTTTTAgttgctaaataaaaaataatttttatctccaAATACAACAAAAAGGGGCCATGTTTGGGTGATGttgatgcataaaaaaaaaccatgcACATAAGAAAACACAATTCATATAGCCCCAAATAGCTCATCAAATTAGAAAACTGTCTGAATTTGTCAAATGTCAAAGTTTTTCCTGGATGGTAAAAATCTTTTGGAGGTCACAAtggtactttttatttatgcCGGTCGCACTAGAGTTGTACAATGGGCCATTGGCGACATTCTAGAAAGCATCCCTAAAGATGAACCAGAGACAACATACATACGTCACATCCTGTTCTACAGGGATGATGTACACGGACAGATTTTAGAGTGCACCAGCCACCATTTCGCACACAGGAAGTCTTTGGCCAGTGGGAATTGAACTCACGACTTCTTGATCATGGG
The nucleotide sequence above comes from Parasteatoda tepidariorum isolate YZ-2023 chromosome 6, CAS_Ptep_4.0, whole genome shotgun sequence. Encoded proteins:
- the LOC107440544 gene encoding dual specificity protein phosphatase 22-B, which produces MGNGMNKVLPGLYVGNFRDAKDQEQLRANNITHIISIHDNAKKVHDDKEYLCIQAADTPGQDLKQFFSRCNDFIHRARTNGGGVLIHCLAGVSRSVTIATAYLMSITSLSCKDSLKILRGARSIANPNCGFQKQLHQFEFQRLTEERRRLRERYPKQTFQIDEKECKKLLVIYHATTKTKEPCGGICRRYGPPPSPKRRSPNRDNPRSS